The following coding sequences lie in one Pseudorasbora parva isolate DD20220531a chromosome 18, ASM2467924v1, whole genome shotgun sequence genomic window:
- the LOC137046643 gene encoding uncharacterized protein yields the protein MGPQLHFSSTYSEEFSYPARVKPTRPRPSSAYRRNNPHPRPDFLMPRTLQTGYGSRKPFQMTAPPTSFLPPVRHISVQYPDAQTGHQPTMQSSLQRDSKPPEVSSVCTLPPAAWLLKPQPTNFAHATITNTEGKYSETDRIRSACNRQMDIIPSLKPFKQQVSHHHRRSRSKSTADCSEGHSCFHVVKPYKVGHYIIHPEFVSEAKHF from the exons ATGGGTCCTCAGCTACACTTCAGCAGCACCTACTCAGAGGAGTTCAGTTACCCGGCTCGGGTCAAACCCACCCGGCCCAGGCCGTCCTCTGCATATCGCAGGAACAATCCTCATCCACGGCCG GACTTCCTGATGCCGAGAACGCTGCAGACGGGATATGGCTCAAGGAAACCCTTTCAGATGACGGCTCCTCCTACCTCTTTTCTACCTCCAGTCAGACACATATCTGTCCAGTATCCAG ACGCGCAAACAGGACACCAACCGACGATGCAGAGCTCCTTGCAAAGAGACTCCAAACCACCTGAGGTCTCCTCAGTTTGTACACTGCCACCTGCTGCCTGGCTTCTCAAACCACAACCAACCAACTTTGCTCATGCAACAATCACAAACACAGAAGG GAAATATTCAGAGACGGATCGTATCAGATCAGCTTGTAACCGACAGATGGACATAATACCATCTTTAAAACCCTTCAAACAGCAGGTTTCCCATCATCACAGAAGATCACGCTCAAAGTCCACTGCTGATTGCAG TGAAGGACATAGTTGTTTCCATGTGGTGAAGCCATATAAAGTTGGACACTACATCATCCACCCAGAGTTTGTGTCAGAAGCAAAGCACTTCTAA
- the myorg gene encoding myogenesis-regulating glycosidase, translating to MYQVIPGGAGGTITDGVPIKKMDKDSRPLVGAGVIGVVLVIAAVTAWCYYIASLRKADLLKTELLDLNKDGFLIRNQAGGIVLKMGFRSGTLDLDSCSKEGVILRCSRSFAGKVNFFIMTVKPKETVVCYRVRWEELESDRPVEHAMSYNESYWYGGAETAVQHWPIAISGQQAPKPFVTSDVYSNRNDFGGILERYWLSSNATAIKINDSVPFHLGWNDTEKTMYFQARYQDSPYKPAPGRPPYAELSYRVCVGPDVTSIHKVMVRRYFPKPNKVPAKEMFRHPIWSTWALHKTYIDQEKFLTYAENIRKYGFNCSHLELDDRYTSQYGEFEFDTQKFPNASAMFQKLKTDGILVSLWTHPFVNYDSVNFGPCVQKRLFVMEPTGQLPALVKWWNGIGGILDFTNPEARNWFTTQLRSLRHKYGVSSFKLDAGETNYLPWQFRTRAHLPDPSTFTRRYTEMAIPFNERAELRSGYGSQNISCFFRLISRDSVWGYELGLKSLIPTVLTISILGYQFILPDMIGGNAYANRTDGNGKLPDRELYIRWLELSAFMPSMQFSIPPWEYDDEVVAIAQRFTELHETLVAPRVIELAGEVLDTGDPIIRPLWWIATSDETAYRVDSQFLIGDDLMVAPVLEPGKQERDIYLPAGRWKSYKGERYDVKEPIHLTDYPVDLDEIAYFEWVQ from the exons ATGTACCAAGTAATCCCTGGAGGCGCAGGAGGAACAATCACGGATGGTGTGCCCATCAAGAAGATGGACAAGGACAGTCGCCCTCTGGTGGGGGCTGGGGTTATTGGTGTTGTTTTGGTGATTGCAGCAGTGACTGCATGGTGTTACTATATTGCATCCCTACGTAAAGCTGACCTGCTGAAGACAGAATTGCTTGATCTCAATAAAGATGGCTTTCTCATCCGCAACCAGGCTGGGGGGATTGTCTTGAAGATGGGCTTCAG GTCTGGCACACTTGATCTTGACTCCTGCTCGAAGGAGGGTGTGATCCTTCGCTGCTCACGTTCATTTGCTGGCAAGGTGAACTTCTTCATTATGACGGTGAAGCCAAAGGAGACAGTGGTGTGTTACCGTGTGCGTTGGGAAGAGTTGGAGTCAGATCGGCCAGTGGAACATGCCATGTCCTACAATGAATCATATTGGTATGGTGGTGCTGAGACTGCGGTTCAACATTGGCCTATTGCCATCTCGGGTCAACAAGCACCTAAACCTTTTGTCACCAGTGATGTGTACTCCAATCGGAATGACTTTGGTGGCATTCTGGAACGCTACTGGCTCTCATCCAATGCAACTGCAATTAAGATAAATGACTCGGTGCCTTTCCACCTGGGCTGGAATGATACAGAGAAAACCATGTACTTCCAGGCACGATATCAGGATAGTCCGTACAAACCTGCACCTGGAAGGCCTCCCTATGCTGAACTTAGTTACAGAGTCTGCGTGGGGCCTGATGTGACCTCCATCCACAAGGTCATGGTTCGTCGATACTTCCCCAAACCAAACAAAGTTCCCGCCAAAGAAATGTTCAGGCACCCAATATGGTCGACCTGGGCTTTACACAAGACTTATATCGACCAGGAAAAGTTTTTAACTTATGCAGAGAACATACGCAAATATGGTTTTAACTGTAGCCACTTAGAACTTGATGATCGTTACACCAGTCAGTATGGGGAGTTTGAGTTTGATACACAGAAGTTTCCAAATGCTTCTGCCATGTTTCAAAAGCTCAAGACAGATGGCATCCTAGTATCCCTGTGGACACATCCCTTTGTGAATTATGATTCGGTTAACTTTGGGCCATGTGTACAGAAAAGACTGTTTGTGATGGAGCCAACAGGCCAACTTCCTGCCTTGGTCAAATGGTGGAATGGCATCGGTGGAATCCTAGATTTTACCAATCCAGAAGCTCGCAACTGGTTCACAACACAGCTTCGCTCTTTACGTCACAAATATGGCGTTTCCTCCTTCAAGTTGGATGCAGGTGAGACCAACTACTTGCCCTGGCAGTTCAGAACCCGAGCCCATCTCCCTGACCCAAGCACCTTCACTCGCCGCTACACCGAAATGGCCATCCCCTTCAATGAGCGTGCTGAGCTTCGGTCTGGCTATGGCTCTCAGAACATCTCCTGTTTCTTCCGTCTGATCAGCCGAGACTCTGTGTGGGGCTACGAACTTGGCCTGAAGTCCCTGATCCCGACCGTCCTCACCATTAGCATCTTGGGCTACCAGTTCATCTTGCCAGATATGATTGGAGGCAATGCCTATGCTAACCGTACAGATGGAAATGGCAAGCTACCAGACCGTGAGCTCTATATTCGGTGGCTGGAGCTGTCTGCTTTCATGCCCTCCATGCAGTTCTCCATTCCTCCATGGGAGTACGATGATGAGGTGGTGGCTATTGCGCAACGCTTCACAGAGCTACATGAGACACTTGTGGCTCCCAGGGTCATAGAACTGGCTGGAGAAGTTCTGGACACCGGGGACCCCATAATTCGCCCATTATGGTGGATCGCCACCAGTGATGAAACTGCTTATAGAGTTGACTCTCAGTTTCTGATAGGAGATGACCTGATGGTGGCACCAGTACTGGAGCCCGGCAAGCAAGAAAGAGATATCTACTTACCAGCCGGACGCTGGAAAAGTTACAAAGGCGAACGATATGACGTCAAAGAGCCAATACATCTAACAGATTATCCGGTTGATCTTGATGAAATTGCTTACTTTGAATGGGTTCAGTGA